The DNA segment GCGCATTGCAGCTGACGACGTTCATCAATCCGGCCGGCCTGGAAAGCAAGGGCGAAAACCTGTATGCGGAAACCGGCGCATCGGGCACCCCGAACACCAATACGCCTGGCACCAACGGCGCCGGCACGCTGTTGCAGAGCTATACCGAAACTTCGAACGTCAACGTGGTCGAGGAACTGGTCAACATGATCCAGACCCAGCGCGCCTACGAAATCAACAGCAAGGCCATCAGCACCTCGGACCAGATGCTGCAGCGCCTGGGTCAGCTGTAATCGGCTTGCAGGAGATTCAGCCATGAAAAACGCATTCAGGGTATTTTTTTCCATTCTTGCCGCCGGCTATCTTGCTGGCTGCGCAATGACGCCTGATTCCATCGTGCAGGGACCGACCTCGGCAAGGCCCATGCCGCCGGTGGCGAGCGGCCAGGCCAATGGCGCGATTTTCCAGTCTGCTTCGTATCGGCCGATATTCGAAGACCGCCGCGCGCGCTTCGTCGGCGATATCCTGACCATGACCATCAGCGAAAAAACCAGCGCCAACAAGGCTGCCGGCAATTCCGGCAGCAAGAGCGGCAGCGTCGAGACAGGCGTGACTGCACTGTTCGGCGCCCCGGCTTCACTGCTGGGACGCACGAATGCGGCGGCGTCGTCCGCCAACGATTTCAGCGAAAAGGGCGCGACCAGTTCGAGCAACAATTTCACTGGCACCATTGGCGTCACGGTGGTTGATGTTCTCCCCAATGGCAACCTCGTGGTTAGCGGGGAAAAGCAGGTCGCGTTTGACAAGGGCACCGAATTCATCCGGGTTTCAGGCGTTGTCAATCCTGATCAAATCCGTCCTGGCAACAACATCCTGTCGAGCCAGGTCGCCGATGCACGCATCGAATACCGCACCAACAGCCATGTCGATGGCGCAGAAATGATGGGTATCCTGACGCGTTTCTTCCTGAGCGTTTTGCCGCTGTAATGCCAGGCCGCCCGGAGCTGACCATGAATATCCTGTCCAACATCTCTTCGCCGATGAAACGCAGCCTGGCGTTGCTGGTTGTCGCAGCCTGCATGGCGGCGTCGCCGGCGCATGCCGAGCGCCTCAAGGACCTGGCCAGCATCCAGGGGGTGCGCCAGAACCAGTTGCTCGGCTATGGCCTGGTGGTCGGCCTCGACGGCAGCGGCGACCAGACCACGCAAACGCCGTTTACCGTGCAAAGCGTCATGAGCATGCTGCAACAGATGGGCGTGAACCTGCCGCCGGCGTCGTCGCTGCAGCTGAAAAACGTCGCGGCAGTCATGGTGACAACGTCGCTGCCGGCCTTTGCCCGGCCGGGCCAGGCACTGGATGTGACGGTTTCCTCGATGGGCAATGCCAAGAGCCTGCGTGGCGGTACCCTCCTGATGACGCCGCTGAAGGGCGCCGATGGGCAAATTTACGGTATCGCGCAGGGCAATGTGCTGGTTGGTGGCGTCGGTGCGGCAGCCAGCGGCAGCAAGACCCAGGTCAACCACCTGAGTGTGGGCCGCATTTCGAATGGCGCCACCGTCGAGCGCGCCGTGCCAACCGTGCTGGGGCAGGGCGATTCGGTGTACCTGGAGTTGAACGATACGGATTTTTCCACTGCCAGCCGCGTGGTGGATGCTGTCAACCGGCGCTTCGGCGCGGAAACGGCGGCAGCGCAGGATGGCCGCGTGATCCGCGTGCGCGCGCCAGCGGACAGCAGCGCCCGCGTGGCTTTTCTCGGTGCGCTGGAAAGCATCGACCTGGCGCCGGCGCAATCTGCCGCCAAGGTCATCCTGAACGCCCGCACCGGTTCGGTTGTGATGAACCAGGCGGTAACACTGGAAAGTTGTGCCGTATCGCACGGTAACCTGTCGATCGTCATCAATACCGACTCGGCCGTCAGCCAGCCAGCCCCCCTGTCGGGTGGACAGACGGTGGTGACCCAGACTTCGCAGATCGATATCCGCAAGGAGCCAGGGCAAGTATTAATGCTCAAGGGAGGCGCGTCACTGGCGGAAGTGGTCAAGGCACTGAATGCGATTGGCGCCACGCCGCAGGACTTGCTGGCGATATTGCAAGCCATGAAGGCGGCAGGCTCACTGCGCGCCGAACTGGAAATCATCTAAGACCGGCACCATGAGCAATTCCGTCGATTTCTCCGGCAAGCTCGCCCTGGACTCCAGGGGGCTGGGTGCGTTGCGCGAGTCGGCGCGGCAGCAATCGCCGGAATCGATCAAGGCCGCCGCCAAGCAGTTCGAGGCGCTTTTCATGAACATGGTCATGAAAAGCATGCGCGAAGCCACGCCGCAGGATGGCATGTTCGACAACCAGCAAACCAAGATGTATACCTCCATGCTGGACCAGCAGCTGAGCCAGACACTGGCCAATCGCGGCGTCGGCCTGGCCGATGTGCTGGCGCGGCAGTTGTCGGCCAATCGCGGGTTGCCGCCTCCAGCGCCGGGCGAGGCGGGCGATGCCGGCAATGCCGCCACTGGTGGGGCCGCAGCCGATGGTATCTCCGGCATGGCGCCCGTGCGCCAGTTGAACCCGCAGCGGCAGGCCCAGATTGCTGCATTCCAGGAGCAGCTGCGGCTGCAAAATGAAGAGGGCGGCAGCGGCATGACCCCGGGTGGCATGCCTGGCCAGGCGGGTAGCGCAAGCGGCGTCGCCGAAGCCGGCAAGTCGAGGTCGCGCCATGCCCATGTGCGGGCGTTCGAGGACCGCCTTGCGCATCACGCCGATGAGGCCAGCCGCGCCACCGGCATTCCCGCCAAATTCATGCTGGGCCAGGCGGCGCTCGAGACCGGGTGGGGCAAGCGCGAGATTCGCGGCGCCGACGGCAGCAACAGCTTCAACCTGTTCGGCATCAAGGCGACAGGCGGCTGGAAGGGCAAGGTCGTCGAAGTGGCGACCACCGAGTACGTCAATGGCGCGCCGCAGATCAAGCGGGAAAAGTTCCGCGCTTACGATTCCTATGCCGACAGTTTCCGCGATTACGCCCGCCTGCTGGGGCAGAATCCGCGTTATGAAAATGTCATTGCCAATGCCCAGGATGCCAGTGGTTTTGCGCATGGCCTGCAACGCGCCGGCTACGCGACAGACCCGCAGTATGCAGCCAAACTGACGCGCATCATCCAGCAAACTCTGTCGGCGTGATCAGGCAGCGCCAAGCTGCGGCCACCAGGATGTTGTAAAAAATATATTGTTCTTTCGGCAGCGCGCTAAAGTTTGTCGAAAGTCTGCCGAAAACATAAGTAACGCGTTAATAGAAAAGACCATCATGGCGAACATTCTGAGTATTGGCCAATCAGCACTGAACGCGGCGCAGGTGGGACTGGCGACCACGGGCCACAATATCGCCAATGCCAGTACCGAGGGGTTCAGCCGCCAGGTGGTCGTGCAGAGTGCGCTGGCAGGCGCGCCAGCCAGTTTCGGCTCGCTTGGCAAGGGCACCGAAGTCCAGTCGGTCAAGCGCGTTTACAACGAATTCCTGACGAACCAGGTCCTGAATTCGCAAACGTCGCAGAACGGGCTCAGTTCGTATTACAGCCAGATCAAGCAGATCAATAACATGTTTGCCGATCCGACGGTCGGCGTGACTCCGGCGCTGCAGGAATTTTTCAAGGGCGTGCAAAACCTCGCCGCCAATCCCAGTTCCGGCGCGGCGCGGCAAACCGTGATTGCGTCGGCGCAAACCCTGGCGGGTCAATTCCAGGATGTCAGCGGCCGCCTCGATTCGCTGCGTGAAGGCGTCAACAGCGACATCAGGTCCGGCATCGACAGCATCAATTCGCTTGCCACCCAGATTGCCAAGCTCAACGATTCCATCAGCACGGTGCAGGCCAGTAACAGCGGCAAGGCGCCCAATGACTTGCTCGACCAGCGCGACAAGCTGGTATCGGATCTGAGCAAGGAAATCAAGGTTACTGTGGTCAAGCAGGGTACTGACTATAATATTTCGATCGGCAACGGCCAGTCCCTTATCGTCGGTGGCAAGACGTTTGAGCTGACCCCCGTGGTATCGGCCACCGATCCGTCGCGCATCCAGGTGGGCTACAAGAGCAACGGCAACACCATTTCGCTGGCGGAAGCCGCGCTTTCCGGCGGCAAGATGGGCGGCGTGCTGGAATTCCGCTCGCAAACACTGGACAAGGTGCAAAATGAACTTGGCCGGATCGCCATCGGCCTGGGTAGTGCATTCAATGATCAGCACCAGCTTGGCCAGGATTTGAACGGCGACCTCGGCGGCGATTTTTTCAAGGTGGCGGTGCCCCGGGTGAACTCGAGCTCGCTGAACACCGGCACTGCCCAGGTCGCGGCCAATATCACCAACCCGGGCGCGATGACCGCCAGCGATTACCGCTTTGAATTCATCGGTCCTGCCGAATATCGCGTAACCCGCATGACTGACGGCGCCCTGACTAGTTCCACCACGCTGCCGATCTCGATCGACGGGCTGGAGTTTCAGGTCGCCTCGGGCACCATGGCCGCCGGCGATGTCTTCATGGTCAAGCCGACGATCGATGGCGCCAGTGGATTTGGCGTGCTGATCAGCGATACTGCCAAGATCGCGGCGGCGGCGCCGGTTCGTACCGGCGCCAACAGCGTCAACGCCGGTTCAGGAAAGATCAGCGCCGGTTCGGTCGACGACAGCTATACCCTCGCCAGCGTGTCGCCGCCGATAACGCTGCAATATGACGCTGCAACCAATACCTTCAGCGGCTTCCCGGCTTCGACGAGCGTCACGGTGAGCAGTCCGCTGCAGGCAGATGGCAAGAACGTCGGCGGGGCGGCCAGCGCATTGGACTTCAGCATTGCTAATGTAAATGGCGGCCTGGGCTTCAACGACAGCGTCACAGTGACCGACTTCGACTACTCGGGCGGCGGCGCAAATATCGCACAGCTTGATATCGACGGCATGGGCATCACGCTGACGGCAAATTACGGCGACGCAGACGGCGTTGCAGCTGCAATCGAATCGCAACTCAATGCCACTGCAGGAACTGGTGCTTACACTGTCACTAATACTGCAGGAAACCTCAAGATCCAGAATAACAGCGCTGCCACCGCGGTTGCCATTACCAATACCGATGTCAACGCAGGTTTGGCTGGTTTCGCAAACGATACCGGTACGGCAGGTGTTGTCGGTACTCAAGCTACCTTCACGGTCGATGGCAGCCCGGTCAGCCTGACCGGCAATTACGCCGACCGCGATGCGCTGGCCGCGGCGATCCAAAGTCAGCTTTCCGGATATGCCGTGACAGCAGGCAGTGGCGGTGCGCTGACGATCACCCATACCGGCAATCAGCAGCCGGTTGCGGTGGCCGGATTGAGTGGCAACGAGCTCGCCAATCTTGGCTTGAGCAACTCGCCGGGCACCGGTTCGCTCAGCAGCTATGCGCCCGGCGCGCCGGTGAGCTTTGTCGAGGGCGCGACCATCAGTTTTGGCGGCGTCAGCTTTGCCATCACCGGCAACCCGGCCAACGGCGACCGCTTTACCATCGGCGCCAATACCAACGGCGTTGGCGACAATCGCAACGCCTTGCTGCTGGGCGCGCTGCAAACCGCGAAAACCCTGGCCAACGGCACCGCTACCCTGCAGGGCGCATTCGGCCAGATGGTAAACATGGTTGGCAACAAGACGCATGAGCTGGACGTCAACATGACTGCAGAAAATACCATGTTGGAGCAAGTCGTCGCGGCGCAGCAATCCGTCTCGGGCGTCAACCTGGATGAGGAAGCGGCCAACCTGTTGCGTTACCAGCAGGCGTACCAGGCCGCCGGCAAGGTGATGCAAACTGCCAGTAAAATGTTCGACGTGTTGCTGTCATTAGGACAGTAAGGGCCAATATCATGCGTATAAGTACCAGCACCTTGTATGAAACCAGCACATCGAAGCTAAGCGATCTGCAGGCCAGCCTGATGCGCACGCAGCAGCAGATTGCGACCGGCCGCCGGGTCATGACGCCGGCTGACGATCCAGTGGCTGCGGCGCGTGCCTATGACGTGAGCCAGGCGCGGGCCACCAACGACCAGTACGCCATCAACCGCCAGAACGTCAAGTCCTCGCTGGGACTGGAAGAGGGCGTGCTGGCCAGCGTAACGACCTTGCTGCAGGACGTTAAGACCCAGGTGGTCGCTGCTGGCAATGGCGCCTACAGCGACACCGAACGTCAATATCTTGCTACCGAGCTGAATGAACGCTTCCAGGAATTGATCGGACTGGCCAATTCCGGCGATGGTGTCGGCGGCTACCTGTTCGCCGGCTTTCAGAGCGGCACCCAGCCTTTTGCGCAAAGCGGCAATGGCGCTGTCTACAGCGGTGACCAGGGGCAGCGCATGCTGCAGGTTGCCGCTTCCCGGCAACTCGGCTTCAGCGATAACGGCAATGCCGTATTTGAGCAAATCAAGACCGGCAATGGCAGTTTCACTCTCGGCGCCGCAACTGGCAATGCCGGTACAGGGGTATTTTCGGCCGGTGTCGTGACAGATGCGTCGCTCCTCGATGGCCATGATTACAGCGTGACTTTTTCCGTGACTGGTGGCGTCACCACCTACGACGTGACCGATGTCACCACCGGCACAGCCCTGTCTACGGGTAATGCCTACGCCAGTGGCCAGGCCATTGCATTCAACGGCATCCAGTTCGACATCAAGGGTGCGCCGGCCAATGGCGACAGTTTTGCCATAGGTCCAAGCACCAACCAGAGCGTGTTTTCGACTTTGAAGGACTTGATCGGCGTCCTCAATGCCCCGGCCACTGGCGACGCGGGCAAGGCAAGGCTCAGCAATGGGTTGGTGGAAGCGCATTCCAACCTCGAGAATGCGCTGGACAATGTGTTGACGGTGCGTGCCTCGGTAGGGACGCGACTGAAGGAAATCGATTCGCTTGACAGTAGCGGGGAAGATGCAGATTTGCAGTTTGCCCAGACACTGTCGGATTTGCAGGATCTCGACTATACCAAGGCGATTTCCAGCCTCATGCAGCAACAGACGACGCTTTCTGCGGCGCAGCAATCCTTTGTAAAAATCAGCGGACTGTCGCTTTTTAACTTCCTTTAATCCGGCTAAATTCGGGAGAAGCCTGCAGCAACTGCTGCAGGCTTTTTGTTTTTCCGGCGGACGTCGTCGTGCCGCCACGTCCCGGTCTTTCGATTATTTTTTTCTTGGGTATTGTATCTACCCCATGGTAATGTTTTGCCATTATAAAAAATGGCAACGACAGGCAATTCACTGGCCTTCGGGACAAGAAAAAGACACATGACGGACGAGATTTCGATCAATCAGGTCAATCAGCATTACCTCGATAAGGTAATGAATCTGGCGCAGGAACGGGATGTCGAGGCAACCGAGGATATTTTCGATGCGCGCGGCATGAAACTGGTGGCCAAGGGGTCGCGCATTTCGAGCGGGATGCAGGAACGCCTGATCGTGCACAAGTTGCGCAAGCCGCTGGAGTCGAGCATCACGGTAGCGGATGGCATCGACAACAATATCATCGTAAGCGAGGCCAGGCGGCTGGCCGAAACATTGGCGCCGGTGGGGTCGATGCACCGCATCGTCGGCAGTAAGGGTGTATCGCCGCTGGATATCCTGCAACAGGCGCGGTTCGGCAAGGCCATGAGCCTGATGCTGACCATTACCGAGCGCGGCGGCACGAGCGCCTTGGCACACAGCGTCATGGTCAGCCTGGTGTCGGTTTGCCTGGCTAAAAAAATGGGCCTTGGAGAAACCGAGCAATCCACGGTCGCCCTGGCGGGCTTGCTGCATGACATAGGCGAGCTGTATATCGAGCCGGAATTTTTGGACAGCAAGCGCCGCCTGTTGCCGCACGAGTGGCGCCATGTGGTGGTACACCCACGCATCGGCCAGATGCTCATCAAGGAGCTTGAGAATTTCCCGCCGGCGGTGGCGCAGGCGGTATCGGAACACCATGAACGCTTCGATGGCGGCGGCTATCCGCGCCAGCTCAGCGGCAAGAATATCAGCATCGCCGGCCAGGTGGTTTCGGTGGCGGAAATGATTTCCGGCGTATTCATGCGGCAGGACCGACCGCTGGAGCGGGCGGAGCTGGCCATGAAAATCATTCCCGGTGAACATGCCCACGGGCTGGTTTCGGCAGTGTCGAGCGTGCTGCAACTCAGCGGCGAAGAGGATGGCTTGCAAGGCGCCGTCCGCAGCGAAAATATTTTTGGCGATGTGCAGGCCTTGCATGCCAAGATCAACGGGGCACTGGAACTTGGCCGTGAATTGATGGATTCGCCGTTTCTCGATTCGCGCGCAGGCAAGGACTTGTTGCTGCTGGCGCTGCAGCAGGCGCAAGCGGTCAAACGGGCATTCACCAGCACCGGGCTGGATATCTGCATGCAGGAAAGCATGGCAGACTTTGCCGGCCTCAACACTGAAATCCATTTTGAAGTCGCCGTGGCCAGCAAGGAAATCCAGTGGCGCTTGCGCGATATCGCGCGCAACATGGCGTTGCACTGCGTGGCGCTGGATCAACAGGAGGCAAAGCTGCTGCAGCCACTGATTGCGCTGCTCGACGAGTGACGTAACGCGCTCAGCGCGGCTTGACCAGCAGGGTCGCCATGTCGAGACCTTCCTGCAACAGCCGTTCCATGGGCACGGCGAGGTAAGGAATCGTCAGCGCGATCATGATGAAGCCGACGCCAATGGCGACCGGGAAGCCGATGCCGAAGATATTCAATTGCGGGGCGGCGCGTGTCAGGATACCCAGGGCGATATTGTTGATCAGCAGGGCGGCCACGATCGGCAGCGACAGCTGCACGCCCGCCGAAAAGATCCGCCCCCCCCAGGCAACCAGCTGCTCCATGCCAATGCCCAGGGATCCGGCGCCGATGGGCATGGTGGTGAAACTGTCGACCAGGACGGAAAGCAGCATCAGGTGAAAGTTCGCCGCCAGGTAAAGCATGAGCAAGATTAGCGACAGGAACTGGCTGATGGCGGATGTATGGGCCGCCGATTGCGGGTCATAGAACGTCGCAAAGCCCAGGCCCATGGTCATGCCGATAATTTCACCGGCCATTTCGATGGCGGCAAATACGATCCGCATCGCCATGCCCATCGCCAGGCCGATCAGCATCTGCTGCGCCAGGATCAGCAGGCCGGGAAGGGACATCGGGTCGATGGCAGCCTGCGCCGGCACTGCCGGCGCCACGATCAGGGCAAGCAAGACCCCCAGGGCGATCCTGGTGCGCGCCGGTATCTTCTGATTGTTGAACAGGGGGGCCGTGGCGATCAGGCCGAGGATGCGCGCGAGCGGCCACATCAGGCCGGCGATCCAGGCATTCAGTGCCGCGCTGGAGATGCTGATCATCCGCGTCCGGCTTAGCTGATCATGCCGGGAATGCCGGTGAACATTTGCCGCATGTAGTCGAGCATGACCGACAGCATCCACGGCCCGGCCAGGATCAGCGCAATGAATATGCCAAGCAGCTTGGGAATGAAGGACAGCGTGGTTTCATTGATCTGGGTCGCGGCCTGAAAGATACTGATCGCCAGGCCGACCACCAGTGCCACCAGCAGCATTGGTGCGGCGATCATCAGTGTAACTTCCATGGCCTGGCGGCCCATGGTCATGACGGTTTCCGGTGTCATTGCAGTTTCCCTAGTAAAAGCTCTGGGCCAGCGAGCCGATCAGCAATTGCCAGCCATCGACCAGCACGAACAGCATCAGCTTGAAGGGCAGCGCGACAATGGCCGGGGATACCATCATCATACCCATCGACATGAGCACGCTGGCAACCACCATGTCGATAATCAGAAAGGGAATGAAAATCGCGAAGCTGATCTGGAAGGCGGTCTTCAGCTCGCTGGTGATAAAAGCCGGCACCAGCACCCGCAGCGGCACCTGCTCGGGCCCCTGCAATGCTGGGGTGTTGGAAATCTTCACATACATCGCCAGGTCCGACTGGCGGGTCTGCTTGAGCATGAATTCCTTGAGCGGCGCGGCACCCTTGTCGAGCGCCTGCTGCATGGTGATCTTGTTTTCCGACAGCGGCAGATAGGCGTCCGTGTAGACCTTGTCCAGCACCGGGCCCATGACGAACAGCGTGAGAAACAGCGCCAGGCCGATCAGCACCTGGTTGGGCGGCGCGGATGGCGTGCCGAGCGCCTGACGCAGGAGGGACAGGACGATGACGATGCGGGTAAAGCTGGTCATCATCAAAAGCGCTGCCGGCAACATCGACAGTGCGGTCAGCAGCAGCAGGGTTTGCAGGCTCAGGGTGTAGGTTTGTCCGCCGCCTGGCGCAGGCGTACTGGTCAGCGCCGGCAGGCCGGCTTGCTGGGCAGTCGCCAGGAGCGGCAGGCCCAGCAGCAGCAATGGGCTCCAGCGCACTGCCTGGCGCGCGAAGCCCTTTGCCGCGGTAGTGAGCGCAGGCAGGGCGGGATTGCCGGAGGCGATAGGATTATTCGGCATTGCGTTTGTCGATTTTCTGCTTGAGCCAGGTTGCAAAATTTTCACCACCCTGCAGCGGCTTGTCCTGCTGCTGGATCGGCGCATTTTCCGGGCGCGCCAGTGTGGACAAGGCATTTACCTGTCCAGGTGCGACGCCGACCACAATCCACTGGTCGGCAACTTCCACGACAACCACGCGTTCGCGGTTGCCGACCGATACGCCGCCGACGATCTTGACAGGTGCATTGCCGGTGACGCGGGCAAGATTAAAACGCTTGAGCACCCACGCGATCGCAGCCAGCAAGGCCAGCACCAGCACAAGGCCCAGCAAGACCTGGAAAAAGCCGCCGGCCGAGGCAGTGGCAGCGCTCTGCGGCGCCGTTGCCTGGGTGCCCTGCGCAGCTTGTGCGGCGCAGGTCGCAGCAGCACCGAACGCCAGGCCAGCGGCGAGACAGGTTTTGAGGAAGGGGAGGAGCCGGCGTGCGTGGATCATCGGTTGAGCTTGCGGATGCGTTCCGAGGGAGAAATGATGTCGGTCAGGCGGATACCGAACTTGTCGTTGACCACCACGACCTCGCCCTGGGCGATCAGGCAGCCGTTGACCAGCACGTCCATCGGTTCCCCGGCAAGTCCGTCAAGCTCGACCACCGAGCCTTGCGCCAGTTGCAGCAGGTTCTTGATGGCGATTTTTGTGCGCCCCAGTTCGACCGTCAGCTGTACCGGGATGTCGAGAATGAAATCGATATCGTTGTGGGTTGCCGTTTTGGTGCCGCCGGCGAAGTCCTGGAATGTCGGTGCAGTCGGCTGTGCAGCTGCCGCGGCGGACTCGCTGCGCGTTTGTTCGGCAATTGCGGCGGCCCAATCGTCTTCGGCACTGGTCTGGTTATTGATGTCGTCAGCCATTTTCTTCTCCTTGCGCAAACTCGTTGCCGTGTGTCAGTAATTTTTCCACTCGCAATGCGTACTGGCCATTGAATTTGCCGTAGCTGCACTCCATCACCGGCACGCCATCCACTTCGGCGGCAATAGAGGAGGGAACCGTGAGCGGAATGATGTCGCCCACTTTCATGTTCAGGATGTCGCCAAAGGTGGCGCGGGCCGTGCCCATGTTGGCGACCAGTTCCACTTCGGCGGTCTGGATCTGTTGCGTCATCAGGCGCACCCAGCGCTTGTCCATTTCCAGCGTTTCACCCTGCAGGCTGGACGTCAGCAAGTCGCGGATCGGCTCGATCATCGAGTAGGGGACGCAGAAATGCAGTTCACCGGAGACTGGTCCGAGCTCGATGGTAAAGGTAGTGGACACCACCACTTCATTGGGGGTGGCGATATTGGCAAACTGGGTGTTCATCTCGGAACGGATGTACTCGAATTCAACCGGGTACACGGGCTCCCACGACTTGGCATAGTTTTCGAAGATGATGCCCAGCACGCGCTGGATGATGCGCTGCTCGGTCTGGGTAAAATCGCGTCCCTCGACCCGGGTATGGAAGCGGCCGTCGCCGCCGAACAGGTTATCGACCAGCAGGAATACCAGGTTGGGGTCGAGCACCATCAGCGCCGTGCCCCGCAGCGGCTTCATGTGGATCAGGTTCAGGTTGGTTGGCACCACCAGGTTGCGGATGAATTCGCTGTACTTGGAGACGCGCACCGGGCCGATCGATACTTCAGCGCTGC comes from the Janthinobacterium sp. 17J80-10 genome and includes:
- the fliN gene encoding flagellar motor switch protein FliN, with translation MADDINNQTSAEDDWAAAIAEQTRSESAAAAAQPTAPTFQDFAGGTKTATHNDIDFILDIPVQLTVELGRTKIAIKNLLQLAQGSVVELDGLAGEPMDVLVNGCLIAQGEVVVVNDKFGIRLTDIISPSERIRKLNR
- the fliO gene encoding flagellar biosynthetic protein FliO, whose translation is MIHARRLLPFLKTCLAAGLAFGAAATCAAQAAQGTQATAPQSAATASAGGFFQVLLGLVLVLALLAAIAWVLKRFNLARVTGNAPVKIVGGVSVGNRERVVVVEVADQWIVVGVAPGQVNALSTLARPENAPIQQQDKPLQGGENFATWLKQKIDKRNAE
- the fliP gene encoding flagellar type III secretion system pore protein FliP (The bacterial flagellar biogenesis protein FliP forms a type III secretion system (T3SS)-type pore required for flagellar assembly.): MPNNPIASGNPALPALTTAAKGFARQAVRWSPLLLLGLPLLATAQQAGLPALTSTPAPGGGQTYTLSLQTLLLLTALSMLPAALLMMTSFTRIVIVLSLLRQALGTPSAPPNQVLIGLALFLTLFVMGPVLDKVYTDAYLPLSENKITMQQALDKGAAPLKEFMLKQTRQSDLAMYVKISNTPALQGPEQVPLRVLVPAFITSELKTAFQISFAIFIPFLIIDMVVASVLMSMGMMMVSPAIVALPFKLMLFVLVDGWQLLIGSLAQSFY
- the fliM gene encoding flagellar motor switch protein FliM — encoded protein: MADNFLSQEEVDALLRGVNGDLDDSPAQEDVSGVRPYNLATQERIVRGRMPTLEIINERFARLLRIGLFNFLRRSAEVSIGPVRVSKYSEFIRNLVVPTNLNLIHMKPLRGTALMVLDPNLVFLLVDNLFGGDGRFHTRVEGRDFTQTEQRIIQRVLGIIFENYAKSWEPVYPVEFEYIRSEMNTQFANIATPNEVVVSTTFTIELGPVSGELHFCVPYSMIEPIRDLLTSSLQGETLEMDKRWVRLMTQQIQTAEVELVANMGTARATFGDILNMKVGDIIPLTVPSSIAAEVDGVPVMECSYGKFNGQYALRVEKLLTHGNEFAQGEENG